The genomic region GCCCCACGCCCGCAGCGCGACCGGCTCCCCGGCGGTCTCCTCGTCCACGTCCTGGAGCTTCAGCGCGGCCCGCGCCCCGTCGGCCGTGCGCACCACCGGCAGCACGACCGCGACCTGTCCGCGCATCGGCGGCCCCTCCTGGCGCAGCCCCCACCGCTCCAGGAACTCCGCCGCACGCGCCCCGGGCGGCACCGGCTCCACCGGGCCGCCCTCCACCGGCCCGCCCGACACCAGCCCACAGTCCACCGGCCCGCTCATGACGCCCCTCCCGCTCGCTGCCCTTCCCCCGCGCGTCCCCCGGCGCGGTGACCTCCACCCTACGGAGGGCAGACCCGCACAATCAGCCCATGAAGCGCGCCCTCCACGCCGTCCTCGCGTACATCCGCAGCGCCCCGGGCACCTACCTCTGGCTCCTGGTCCTCTTCTTCACCACCATCGCCCTGCACCAGATGTCACCCCGGTTCGAGAGACACTTCCTCTACAGGCGCTCCACCAACATCCATGAGCTGTCCACCCATCCGGTCCGGGTGCTGTTCCAGAGCGCGATGTACATCGACGGCGGCAGCTGGCTCCCGTACGCCGTGCTCTACACCGTCTTCCACGCCCAGGCCGAACGCTGGCTCGGCACCGTGCGGTGGCTGGCCGTGGTCGTCCTGGCGCACGTCCTCGCCTCGTTCATCAGCGAGGGCGCCCTGCTGTGGGGCATCCATCACGACCGAGCACCCGAATCGGCCGTCCACACCCTCGATGTGGGGGTGAGTTACGCGCTGGCCGGGGTCGTCGCCGTACTGACGTACCGGATCGCGCCGCCCTGGCGGTACCTCTACCTGGCCGGGGTTCTCGTCGTCTACGGCACCCCGCTGATCACCGGCCGCACCTTCACCGACCTGGGTCACTTCGTCGCCGTGCTCATCGGCCTGGCCTGCTACCCGCTCACCCGGGGCCGGGGCGGGGCGCCGTGGAACCCGATGAGTCTGCTCACCCGGGTCCGGCGCTACGCTCCCGGCAACCGCCGACGGGACACCGGACGGCCCTGAACGAACAGACCGGTCCAGCAGGCCGGTTCAGAAGGCAGAGAGACCATGAGCACTGTCAACGGCGGCATATCGTTCTGGTACGCGGACCAGGGCACCCCCCTCGCACGGGAGCCGCTGCCCGGCGACACCAGCGCGGACGTGGTGATCGTCGGCGGCGGGTACACCGGGCTCTGGACGGCGTACTACCTCAAGAAGGCCGTCCCGTTCCTCGACATCACCGTCCTGGAAGCCCGGTTCTGCGGCTACGGCGCGTCCGGCCGCAACGGCGGCTGGCTCTACAACGGCATCGCGGGCCGCGACCGTTACGCGAAACTGCACGGCCACGAAGCCGCCGTCCGCCTCCAGCAGGCCATGAACGAGACCGTCACCGAAGTCGTCAGGACAGCGGCGGACGAGTCCATCGACGCGGACATCCACCAGGGCGGCGTCCTCGAAGTCGCGCACACCCCGGCCCAGTTGCAGCGCCTCAAGGACTTCCACTCGGTGGAGATCGCGTTCGGCGAGACCGACCGTGTGCTGCGCGGCGCCCGGGAGACCGCCGAACGCATCCGGGTGACCGGCGCCGTCGGCTCCACCTGGTCCCCGCACGGCGCGCGGCTGCACCCGGCGAAGCTGGTCAAGGGGCTGGCAGAGACCGTGGAGGCGCTCGGCGTCACCATCCACGAGTCGACACCGGTCACCGAGATCAGGCCCAAGCACGCGGTCACCCCGTACGGAACGGTCCGCGCCCCCTACGTGCTGCGCTGCACCGAGGGCTTCACGGCCGCGCTCAAGGGCGACCGGCGCACCTGGCTGCCGATGAACTCCTCCATGATCGCCACCGAACCGCTGCCGCAGTCGGTCTGGGACACCATCGGCTGGGACGGCGGCGAGACGCTCGGCGACATGGCGCACGCGTACATGTACGCGCAGCGCACCGCCGACGGCCGGATCGCGCTCGGCGGACGCGGCGTCCCGTACCGGTTCGGCTCCCGCGCGGCCACCGCCGACAACGCGGGACACACCGAGCCCGCCACCATCGAGGCGCTCCGCGAGATCCTGGTCCGCTTCTTCCCCACCACGGCGGGCGTACGGATCGACCACGCCTGGTCCGGGGTGCTGGGCGTGCCGCGCGACTGGTGCGCGACCGTCGCGCTGGACCGCTCGACGGGCCTCGGCTGG from Streptomyces sp. NBC_01267 harbors:
- a CDS encoding rhomboid-like protein, whose product is MKRALHAVLAYIRSAPGTYLWLLVLFFTTIALHQMSPRFERHFLYRRSTNIHELSTHPVRVLFQSAMYIDGGSWLPYAVLYTVFHAQAERWLGTVRWLAVVVLAHVLASFISEGALLWGIHHDRAPESAVHTLDVGVSYALAGVVAVLTYRIAPPWRYLYLAGVLVVYGTPLITGRTFTDLGHFVAVLIGLACYPLTRGRGGAPWNPMSLLTRVRRYAPGNRRRDTGRP
- a CDS encoding NAD(P)/FAD-dependent oxidoreductase yields the protein MSTVNGGISFWYADQGTPLAREPLPGDTSADVVIVGGGYTGLWTAYYLKKAVPFLDITVLEARFCGYGASGRNGGWLYNGIAGRDRYAKLHGHEAAVRLQQAMNETVTEVVRTAADESIDADIHQGGVLEVAHTPAQLQRLKDFHSVEIAFGETDRVLRGARETAERIRVTGAVGSTWSPHGARLHPAKLVKGLAETVEALGVTIHESTPVTEIRPKHAVTPYGTVRAPYVLRCTEGFTAALKGDRRTWLPMNSSMIATEPLPQSVWDTIGWDGGETLGDMAHAYMYAQRTADGRIALGGRGVPYRFGSRAATADNAGHTEPATIEALREILVRFFPTTAGVRIDHAWSGVLGVPRDWCATVALDRSTGLGWAGGYVGSGVATANLAARTLRDLIQQDSGQAGPTDLTTLPWVNHKVRKWEPEPLRWLGVHGMYRAYRAADRRELTARGKDTHRIAALADRISGR